In a genomic window of Pedobacter sp. KBS0701:
- a CDS encoding pirin family protein, translating to METKQIEKVLKAPAPHMVGDGFRVHNFFPGGYQINMSPFFLMDYGSKIEFSARKEPRGVGIHPHRGFETVTIAYHGAVAHHDSSGNSGVIYPGDVQWMTAASGVLHKEYHETNYSLAGGPFQMIQLWVNLPAKDKMGKPGYQAIKQADMALFELPENGGKIEIIAGNYKGIKGNANTFSPIEMYNARLNKGGEVTFNFPENFNTGFMVIEGSIKINGSETAIADNFVHFSNKGTEIKIEALENSVILVLSGEPIDEPVAQYGPFLMNTEAEIHQAIEDYNQGRFGYLEE from the coding sequence ATGGAAACAAAACAAATAGAAAAAGTACTAAAAGCTCCGGCGCCGCACATGGTTGGCGATGGGTTTAGGGTACACAATTTTTTTCCAGGCGGATATCAAATCAATATGAGTCCTTTTTTCTTAATGGATTATGGCTCAAAGATCGAATTTTCTGCAAGGAAAGAACCACGGGGCGTTGGTATTCACCCCCATCGTGGCTTCGAAACAGTAACGATTGCCTATCATGGTGCGGTTGCACATCATGACAGTTCTGGAAACAGTGGAGTGATTTATCCGGGAGATGTACAATGGATGACTGCAGCGAGCGGTGTATTACATAAAGAATATCATGAAACCAACTACAGCTTAGCCGGAGGTCCCTTTCAAATGATTCAGCTTTGGGTTAATCTACCTGCAAAGGATAAAATGGGTAAACCCGGCTATCAGGCCATTAAACAGGCCGATATGGCTCTTTTTGAACTTCCGGAGAATGGAGGAAAAATTGAAATTATAGCAGGTAATTATAAAGGCATAAAGGGCAATGCAAACACTTTTAGCCCCATAGAAATGTATAATGCCCGACTAAATAAAGGTGGCGAAGTTACCTTTAACTTTCCTGAAAATTTTAATACCGGATTTATGGTGATTGAAGGCTCGATTAAAATAAACGGATCGGAAACCGCAATAGCAGATAATTTTGTCCACTTCAGTAACAAAGGTACAGAGATTAAGATCGAAGCTTTAGAAAACAGTGTAATTTTAGTTTTAAGCGGAGAACCAATCGACGAGCCGGTTGCTCAGTATGGCCCCTTTTTAATGAATACTGAAGCCGAAATCCATCAGGCCATTGAAGATTATAACCAAGGCAGGTTTGGCTACTTAGAAGAGTAA
- a CDS encoding YceI family protein codes for MATTKWTLDPTHSELQFKVKHLMITTVTGSLKSFSAELLSDGDEFENAEISFKGDIGSLDTGNTDRDNHLKGGDFFDAEKFAHIEFKSNSVEKDGGDYIVKGDLTIKGETKPVKLTAEFGGIATDPWGNTKAGFTLSGKINRSEFGLTWNAALETGGVMVSEEVRILGELQFVKQA; via the coding sequence ATGGCAACTACAAAATGGACATTAGATCCAACCCACAGCGAATTACAATTTAAAGTAAAACACTTAATGATTACTACAGTAACAGGTAGTTTAAAATCTTTCTCCGCAGAATTATTGTCTGATGGTGATGAATTTGAAAATGCAGAAATTTCTTTCAAAGGTGATATCGGTTCACTTGATACCGGAAATACTGACCGCGATAACCATTTAAAAGGTGGTGATTTTTTCGATGCTGAAAAATTTGCGCACATCGAATTTAAATCCAATTCAGTAGAAAAAGATGGGGGCGATTATATCGTTAAAGGTGATTTAACGATTAAAGGCGAAACTAAACCGGTAAAATTAACCGCAGAATTTGGTGGCATTGCTACCGATCCCTGGGGAAATACCAAAGCAGGTTTTACCTTAAGCGGAAAAATTAACCGCTCTGAATTCGGTTTAACATGGAATGCTGCGCTGGAAACTGGTGGCGTAATGGTAAGTGAAGAAGTTCGCATTTTAGGCGAATTACAGTTTGTGAAACAAGCATAG
- a CDS encoding Crp/Fnr family transcriptional regulator — MIHQFQKYLQEKIEITDEQFESISSVLKIKKFEKNEIVQYTGDNFKHGYFVGKGLLRAYSIDAKGKEHILQFAPENWLVSDRNNMNNEPSIFFIDAIEATEAVLMPNNFMEEAARQVPCLQPMQIKLLNNSIRFMQKRINMLLSATAEERYLDFIKLYPNLTLRVPQWMIASYLGITPESLSRVRKELANKHFRP; from the coding sequence ATGATTCATCAGTTTCAAAAATACTTACAGGAAAAAATAGAGATCACTGATGAACAGTTCGAAAGCATATCTTCTGTTTTGAAGATTAAAAAATTCGAGAAAAACGAAATAGTTCAATATACCGGCGATAATTTCAAACACGGATATTTTGTAGGCAAAGGATTGTTACGTGCCTATTCAATTGATGCAAAAGGTAAAGAACACATTCTTCAGTTCGCACCAGAAAACTGGTTGGTTTCCGACCGTAATAACATGAATAACGAACCCTCGATATTTTTTATTGATGCCATAGAAGCAACCGAAGCGGTGTTAATGCCCAACAATTTTATGGAAGAAGCGGCCAGGCAAGTACCATGCTTACAGCCGATGCAAATTAAGCTACTTAATAATTCGATCCGCTTTATGCAGAAAAGAATAAATATGTTATTGAGCGCAACGGCGGAAGAAAGATACCTCGATTTTATTAAACTTTACCCTAACCTTACGCTCCGCGTACCACAATGGATGATTGCATCTTATCTGGGTATTACACCCGAATCGCTAAGCCGCGTAAGAAAAGAACTTGCTAACAAACATTTCAGACCTTAG
- a CDS encoding FeoB-associated Cys-rich membrane protein: MDSNPIYLHSPEHQNTKSPYICTMDIQTILVFLLFAVALVYVGRLVFKSLQAKKDGCGGNCKCGVDFSDIKPVKK, translated from the coding sequence ATGGATAGCAATCCGATATATTTACATTCACCTGAACACCAAAACACTAAAAGCCCTTATATTTGTACTATGGATATTCAAACGATTTTAGTCTTTTTACTTTTTGCGGTAGCATTGGTATATGTTGGCCGTTTGGTGTTTAAATCTTTACAGGCAAAAAAAGACGGATGTGGCGGTAATTGCAAATGTGGTGTAGATTTTTCCGATATTAAGCCCGTAAAAAAATAA
- a CDS encoding type 1 glutamine amidotransferase → MDKRSFKVAVIDMNNGAPNQGMRGIQEILSRFRIENNIDLSFDIFDLRQKGEMPGIGYDAYISSGGPGSPIESKGEQWENDFFNLLDQIEAFNYRNERKKYAFLICHSFQLACRKYELGNVTERRSNAFGIFPITLTEYGEKDEIFNGITNPFFSVDSRDWQVIEPDFAAFERKGAKLLAIEKERKHVNLERCMMSIRFSDEIIGTQFHPEADPAGMKMYLLQQEKKKAIVDMHGEQKYLDMLNSLDDPARIVLTQSVILPNFLQKAIRHLQKQSSLRTEEVD, encoded by the coding sequence ATGGATAAAAGAAGCTTTAAGGTAGCCGTTATTGACATGAATAACGGCGCACCTAATCAGGGTATGCGGGGAATTCAGGAAATTTTATCCCGTTTCAGAATTGAAAACAATATTGATTTAAGCTTTGATATTTTTGACTTAAGGCAGAAAGGAGAAATGCCCGGCATTGGTTACGATGCATATATTTCTAGCGGCGGACCAGGGAGTCCGATTGAAAGTAAAGGCGAACAATGGGAAAATGATTTCTTTAATCTCTTAGATCAGATAGAAGCTTTTAACTATAGAAACGAAAGAAAAAAATATGCTTTTTTAATCTGCCATTCCTTTCAATTGGCTTGCAGAAAGTATGAATTGGGTAACGTAACTGAAAGACGGTCTAATGCTTTTGGTATTTTCCCGATTACCTTAACTGAATACGGAGAAAAAGATGAAATTTTTAACGGCATCACCAATCCTTTCTTTTCGGTCGACAGCAGAGATTGGCAGGTGATTGAACCAGATTTTGCAGCTTTTGAGCGAAAAGGTGCCAAATTATTGGCCATCGAAAAAGAACGCAAACATGTCAATTTAGAACGCTGTATGATGTCGATCCGCTTTTCAGATGAAATTATCGGTACACAATTTCATCCTGAGGCCGATCCGGCGGGCATGAAAATGTACTTGCTTCAGCAAGAAAAGAAAAAAGCAATTGTTGATATGCACGGGGAGCAAAAATACCTGGATATGTTAAACAGTTTAGACGATCCTGCAAGGATTGTGCTTACGCAAAGTGTTATTTTACCTAATTTTTTACAAAAAGCAATTAGGCATTTGCAAAAACAGTCGTCATTGCGAACTGAAGAGGTAGATTGA
- a CDS encoding carboxylate-amine ligase, giving the protein MNEFTLGIEEEYMVIDPVTRELTSHDQKIVEAAQKIHKDQVKAEMHQAVVEVGTGICKTTTEARKEISQLRYTVSQLAGEQGLRIGAAGTHPFSHWEKQLITEHPRYNEIVNELQEAARSNLIFGLHVHVGFQSRELAIHIANQVRYFLPHVFALSTNSPFWESRNTGYKSFRTKIFDKFPRTGIPDIFNSIEDYDNYVKLLIKTNCMDNAKKIWWDIRVHPFFDTVEFRICDCPMLIDETMAFTALFQALCAKLYKLRLQNMEFISYSRALINENKWRAARYGIDGNLIDFGKEMEVNCRNLVLELLDFVDDVVDDLGCREDISYVHKILEHGTGADRQLAVYQQTGNFEAVVDYITTQTLIGAK; this is encoded by the coding sequence ATGAATGAGTTTACGCTGGGCATAGAAGAAGAGTACATGGTAATTGATCCCGTTACCAGAGAGCTTACTTCTCATGACCAAAAAATTGTAGAAGCTGCACAAAAGATTCACAAAGACCAGGTTAAAGCAGAAATGCACCAGGCAGTAGTAGAAGTTGGAACTGGTATTTGTAAAACAACCACAGAAGCACGTAAAGAAATTTCTCAACTGCGCTACACCGTATCGCAACTTGCCGGAGAACAGGGTTTGAGAATTGGTGCAGCTGGTACCCACCCCTTTTCGCATTGGGAAAAACAATTGATTACCGAACATCCCCGCTACAACGAAATCGTTAACGAGTTGCAGGAGGCCGCCCGCTCTAACCTTATTTTTGGGCTGCATGTACATGTAGGCTTTCAATCGCGCGAGCTGGCCATTCATATTGCCAATCAGGTAAGGTATTTTTTACCGCACGTTTTTGCTCTATCAACCAATTCGCCTTTCTGGGAATCACGAAACACAGGCTACAAATCTTTCCGAACTAAAATATTCGATAAATTCCCACGTACAGGCATCCCCGATATTTTTAACAGCATTGAAGATTACGACAATTATGTAAAACTGCTCATCAAAACCAATTGCATGGATAATGCAAAGAAAATTTGGTGGGACATCCGCGTACATCCATTTTTTGACACCGTAGAGTTCAGAATATGCGATTGCCCAATGCTGATTGATGAAACGATGGCTTTTACGGCATTATTTCAGGCATTATGTGCTAAACTGTATAAACTGCGTTTGCAGAATATGGAGTTTATCAGTTATTCAAGAGCATTGATCAACGAAAACAAATGGCGGGCTGCACGTTATGGGATTGATGGCAATTTGATAGATTTTGGTAAAGAAATGGAAGTTAACTGCCGGAACCTTGTTTTAGAATTACTGGATTTTGTAGATGACGTAGTAGATGATTTGGGCTGCCGCGAAGACATTAGTTATGTGCATAAAATCCTGGAGCATGGTACCGGAGCAGACAGACAGTTGGCTGTTTACCAGCAAACTGGTAACTTTGAGGCCGTGGTAGATTACATTACCACTCAAACACTTATAGGTGCAAAATAA
- a CDS encoding RimK family alpha-L-glutamate ligase: MKKIGILFGQERSFPEAVIERINQKAEKGITAEAVKIDKIFQNVPLGYSVIIDRISQDVPFYRASLKNAAITGTAVINNPFWWSADEKFFNNALAEQIGVHVPKTALIPSREHPTGTTGESFSNLTMPLDWDAIFEYTGFPAYMKPYDGGGWRDVYKLHDKEDFFDKHSGTQQLVMLLQEEIIFEEYFRCYCIGGKHVRIMQYDPRNPHHLRYATEGKSPDPKLLKTVEEYTLKLCKYLGYDFNTVEFAVRDGVPIAIDFCNPAPDADIKSVGQENFDWVVETTANYAIERAKAQKDGQDNLTWGEYIKASVGGKPLIAKAESNVAKTVTPKKITATEKAKTATPEKAPAKPKKAAAKK; the protein is encoded by the coding sequence ATGAAAAAAATAGGGATTTTATTCGGACAGGAGCGTTCTTTTCCTGAAGCCGTAATCGAAAGGATTAATCAAAAAGCAGAAAAAGGTATTACCGCCGAAGCTGTTAAAATCGACAAAATATTTCAGAATGTACCCCTTGGCTATTCGGTTATCATCGACCGTATTTCGCAGGATGTGCCTTTTTACCGTGCATCTTTAAAAAATGCAGCCATTACCGGAACTGCAGTAATCAACAATCCATTTTGGTGGAGTGCAGACGAGAAGTTTTTCAACAATGCCCTGGCCGAACAAATCGGTGTTCACGTGCCCAAAACAGCCTTAATCCCATCACGTGAGCATCCTACAGGTACCACAGGAGAATCGTTTTCGAACCTCACGATGCCTTTAGATTGGGATGCCATTTTTGAGTACACTGGTTTTCCGGCCTATATGAAACCTTACGATGGTGGTGGCTGGAGAGATGTTTATAAACTTCATGATAAAGAAGATTTTTTTGATAAACACAGCGGCACCCAACAACTGGTAATGCTTTTGCAGGAAGAAATCATTTTCGAAGAATATTTCAGGTGTTATTGCATCGGTGGTAAACATGTACGCATTATGCAGTATGATCCACGCAACCCGCATCATTTACGCTATGCAACAGAAGGTAAATCACCAGATCCGAAATTACTTAAAACAGTTGAGGAATACACCTTAAAATTATGCAAATACCTGGGGTATGATTTCAATACAGTTGAATTTGCGGTGCGTGATGGAGTGCCTATTGCAATCGATTTCTGTAACCCTGCCCCCGATGCAGATATTAAAAGTGTTGGTCAGGAGAATTTTGACTGGGTTGTAGAAACCACAGCCAATTATGCCATAGAAAGGGCTAAAGCACAAAAAGACGGACAAGATAATTTAACCTGGGGCGAATACATTAAAGCCTCTGTTGGTGGTAAACCACTAATAGCTAAAGCTGAATCAAATGTGGCTAAAACAGTTACGCCTAAGAAAATTACGGCTACAGAAAAGGCTAAAACTGCAACACCAGAGAAGGCGCCCGCAAAGCCTAAAAAGGCAGCAGCAAAAAAATAA
- a CDS encoding esterase family protein, which yields MVKEEHKKWYSPNLSGEIDMLIFGHGGTPILLFPTSMGRYFENKDFKLIDSVEGFINEGKIKIYCPDGVDKLSWYNKNIHPADRVKNHIWYDKYLLEEVAPLARQETGHSKIITAGCSFGGYHAANFAFRHPWLVSHMFSMSGAFDISGQLDGFYNDDVYFNNPVDYLLNNSNPELHYMKIVLGTTDRDMCRPDNERLSEILRKKGIDHWLDIRQNADHDWPIWREMFPNYIAQL from the coding sequence ATGGTTAAAGAAGAACATAAGAAATGGTACAGCCCGAATTTAAGTGGCGAAATCGACATGCTCATCTTTGGTCACGGTGGCACCCCTATCCTACTGTTCCCAACGAGCATGGGTCGATATTTTGAAAATAAGGATTTTAAATTGATAGATTCTGTTGAGGGATTTATCAATGAAGGAAAAATTAAGATTTATTGTCCTGATGGCGTTGACAAATTAAGTTGGTACAACAAAAATATCCATCCCGCAGACCGGGTTAAGAACCACATTTGGTACGACAAATACCTGCTTGAAGAGGTTGCCCCTTTGGCCCGCCAGGAAACCGGGCACAGTAAAATTATTACTGCTGGTTGTAGTTTCGGGGGCTATCATGCAGCAAATTTCGCTTTCAGGCATCCCTGGTTGGTTAGCCATATGTTCAGCATGAGTGGCGCTTTCGATATCTCTGGTCAATTAGACGGCTTTTACAACGATGATGTTTATTTCAACAACCCGGTTGATTATCTGCTGAACAACAGTAACCCTGAGCTGCATTATATGAAAATTGTGCTGGGTACAACCGACCGCGATATGTGCAGGCCGGACAATGAACGTTTATCGGAAATTCTCCGTAAAAAAGGAATCGATCATTGGCTGGATATCAGGCAAAATGCTGACCATGACTGGCCGATCTGGAGAGAGATGTTTCCGAATTATATTGCACAGCTTTAG
- a CDS encoding esterase family protein, which yields MKYTTILSVKVNTSSFKIPSAYLKREVEIDIYTPEGILGNEKIELLLLNDGQDVAKMDFSTILEDAHHSKRNHRLIVVGIKASEDRLMEYGIAGMPDFKGRGAKANLYTDFVIKELLPFVRKKIAMPVTGKVGFAGFSLGGLSAFDIAWNNSSAFDVIGVFSGAFWWRKKDLNEGYTDADRIMHQQLENTFTKPDMKFWLMTGTEDEKADRNKNMIIDSIDDTIDVVKILLNKGYKRPDNIFYYEKVGGKHDVPTWESVMPAFLDWAFEV from the coding sequence ATGAAGTACACCACAATTTTATCGGTAAAAGTTAATACCAGTAGCTTTAAAATACCCTCAGCTTATTTAAAGCGTGAGGTAGAAATAGATATTTATACGCCTGAAGGTATTTTAGGGAATGAAAAAATAGAGCTTCTTTTATTAAATGATGGGCAAGATGTGGCTAAAATGGATTTTAGCACGATTTTGGAAGATGCCCATCATTCCAAAAGAAATCACAGGTTAATTGTTGTGGGCATTAAAGCATCAGAAGATCGTTTAATGGAATATGGTATTGCAGGTATGCCTGATTTTAAAGGTCGCGGTGCAAAAGCTAACCTATATACTGATTTTGTGATTAAAGAACTTCTGCCTTTTGTTAGAAAGAAAATTGCGATGCCGGTTACTGGTAAAGTGGGTTTTGCAGGATTTTCTCTGGGCGGTTTATCTGCTTTTGATATTGCCTGGAATAATTCTTCTGCTTTCGATGTTATTGGTGTTTTTTCAGGAGCATTTTGGTGGAGAAAAAAAGATTTGAATGAAGGGTATACCGATGCCGACCGTATTATGCATCAGCAATTGGAGAATACTTTTACTAAGCCGGATATGAAATTCTGGTTGATGACCGGGACAGAAGACGAAAAGGCAGACCGGAATAAAAATATGATTATCGATTCTATAGACGATACCATTGATGTTGTTAAAATACTCCTGAATAAAGGCTACAAACGGCCTGATAATATCTTTTATTATGAAAAAGTTGGTGGTAAACACGATGTTCCAACATGGGAAAGTGTAATGCCAGCCTTTTTAGATTGGGCATTTGAGGTTTAG